The window TGTTTCATAAGTTAATTAATAATATTTTTCATCAAAGAGGCTTAACTACCAGATGATATATCCAGGTATCATTATTTGGTATCAGTTATAGATTAATAAAAGGGAGATGAAACGAAGAATGGAGAAAAGGGGAATTAGGAGGCTTATGTCGGGTGTGCTTTGCACAGTTATTGTTCTTTCGTGCTTTATACCTGCATATGGCTACAAAGAAGAGAGAAAAAGTGAGTTCAGTTGGGAAATATGGTCAGAGGATACTACTGATTTTCCATGGGAGGGAGAATTCCAGCTTGTGGATAAGAACAATGTACCTGTGCAGGAAAAGGATATATTTAATGTATCATGCAGTGTTATTGAACCAAGTGTTGTAGAGGAGGTTTACAGGGAAACAGTTAATTATTCTCTAAGCGGAAGTAAGGTGAAATACACTGTTTATGGAGGCAAGCCAAATGTTGATGATACAACAAAAATATCCAGGACTATAAAGGCTGCATTTCCTGCAACTATATCTGAATTTTATGAAGGGCAATTGGTCGAGTATAAAAAAGTCGGGAATACTGCAGAGGATACTCAGAAATATGAGTATGAAAACCAAAAGGGAGTTAAGGTTTACATAACTAAAAAGCGTTCAGAGGTGGGTATATATCCGGAATATTTGGATGCTGTTTTTGAAGGTAAAACCGTAAGGCTTTATAAAAAAGGCTTACCTACACAAGATTGCTCCCAGGAGTATGAATATATTAAGTACATATACACATATAACCACAAAATAAAAATCCAGTATACATATAATGAGGCACCGATTATAACAGAAATTAAACAACCTTCACAAAACAAGCATTATAATGATAAACAGAACAGTATAATTGCAATTGAAGGAAATGTCAATGATAAAAACATCGGAGATAAACTTCAAATAAGATACTCCATTGATAAATACAATGATAATGATGAATCCATACAGGGAGAACCTCTTAATAGTGGGATACTTCAAGCAGACGGAAAGGATCTGACGTTTACAGGAAGCATTGATATTAAGAAAATCCCCGGCTTTGATAAATTGGATCAAAATGTTGCCCATACTCTTTATGTGTGGGCTGTAGATTCAAAGAATAAAAGATCACCGGCAACAAATATCAACAGCATTCCGTTTTATATTGACACTAAAGCCCCGGAGGCACCCAAGCTGGTACAGGATCCTACAAGTATTACAAAAGAAGATGTGAAAGTTAAAATTACATTTCCTGATGATGCAGTTAAGAAAGAATATAAAATAGGACCCGATGGCTCATGGGAGAGCTATGACAGCCCTATACCCATATCGGTCAATGCAGAAGTATACGGAAGGGGAACTGATGCTGCAGGAAACTCCAGTGAGAACAGCATAACAATAAGCAATATCGATAAAGAAAAACCATCCCAGCCGATAATAAGTGCAAATCCCGAGAACACTAAGGGCGAGCCGATAACTGTAAGTATCAAGCCTGGAATAGATAATCGGACCTCGGTATGTGAAGTGGTGTATGCAGTTAAAAATGATGCCACAACGCCTGGTGATAACGAATATGTGAAATATAACGGTGAATTTAAATTAACTGAAGAAGGAAAATATGTAATATGGGCTAAAACTGTTGATGAGGCTGGAAATCTTTCGGACGCCGCACAAAAATCCGTAAGCATAATAAAACCTACTCCAACGCCTGTACCTACTTCGCAGCCATCTTCCGGTGGGTACAATCCGCCGCTAAATTCACCGTCAAACTCACCTGCAGTGTCACAGGGTGCAACAACTACTCCGGTACCTGTAACCCCGACCAAGTCTGAGCCTGTAAATACTGTGCCTTTGGCTGGAGGGGAGTATGATCTGGCGGTATTCCTTACTTCTGAAAAAAGAGCTTTTGGAGAAAATGAAGTCATATCATTTACTATACACTATAAAAACAATAAAAACACTGATGCTGTAGATACCATACTAAAGGCAGAGATTCCCCAGTATACAACCGTTACAGACACTGCAGGCGGCGTGATATCAGGTAGTCAGATTACCTGGAACCTGAAAACAATAAAAGGTAATGGAGAGGGAAAACTGGTATACAAATTGAAGGTAGGATTATTGGATAAGTCAGAGGTGAATTCCAGTATCACTGCCAGCATTTCAGCCAGTGGTAAAAATTTAAATGCGTCGGATGATAGTTCGGTTTACCCTTTCTTGCTTTATTCTAACAGGTTTGGGAACAACCAGCACAAGAAGTATGCGGTAGGATATAAGGATAATACATTCATGCCTGAAAGCAAGATTACAAGGGCTGAAGTTGCAGCTATGCTGACAAGAGTACTGAACATTCCGGAAGGCACACCGGATAGTAAAGTTTATGCCGACATACCGCAAAAGCACTGGGCATATGGATATATCTATGCAGCAACCAACAATGGACTCTTTGAAGGGTATGTTGACGGCTCATTCAAGCCTGATGCATACATTACAAGAGCTGAACTCAGTACCGCGTTAGCAAGATACTTGAAGCTTAAAAATATTCCGCCGGCAGCATTCCATTTTAATGATATTTCAAAGCATTGGGCAAGGAACTACATTGAAGAAATATACAGACTCAAGCTGATTGAAGGATATAAGGATGGAACATTCATTCCTGATGCACCTATTAAGCGTGTTGAAACAGTGACTATAATAAACAGAATGCTGTACAGAGGACCTCTTAATGGTGCGGTTATACCTTTTAAGGACGTTAAAAAGGACTACTGGGCATATGGGCATATCGCAGAATGCAGTATTGATCATTATTTCACCAGAAACAACGATTCCGTTAGCAGTGAGACCCTGGTAAACAAGGAAAACTGATTATTGGTCAAAAAGAAATATAATAATTAAGAAAAGGCTGTCTCGTAAGTATATTATGAGGTAAGCCTTTTTGAATATTAAAAAATATTTTATCATATAGAAATTTCCATTTCCCTATTAAAAAATTTAAAAAGATCGAACAATGTGTGGAACTTAACCGATTATCCGTCTAGCTAAATAAAAATTAATATTATACCTTTTAGCATAATCATTTTATATAAATTTGTATTTTTTCTAAATGCGAGATTACCAAAACTGGTTATCTCGTTTTTTATGTCTTTTAAAATCTACATTAAGAAATGAAAATATTATTCCGATATAATTTTAAGTTTACATATTACAAATTGCTTTATAAGTTTTTCAAAGAAGGTGATTACCATATTCATAAGGGAATCAAGCTTCAATTCTACATTTCAGGATGCCGATAAAGCTATTGAGGATACAATTGTTCACATGGAAGCTATAGGAATAAAAATGGAAGAAAATCTGGATTTTATTATTCAATATGCACTTAGGGAACTTTTTAACAACGCAATAGAGCATGGGAATAATTTTGACACTAGAAAATTTATCAATTACAGGGTTGATATAACAAGAGAAATATTGAGGGTCTCTGTTGCAGATTGTGGAAAAGGGTTTGACGTTAGCGGTATTGTTAACAGTCAGCATAATGATTCGCCTACAAGGTGTAGAAACAGAGGTTTATCATCACTGATTGATATAGGGTTTTTAATTAACTCAGAGAATGGATGCATTAATGCAAGCCTGTCTTTGGATGGATATATCATAAAGATGGAAGGAGTGATCGAATAATGGATGTGGTGCTTGACGGTAAAACAATGGTTTTAAAGGTGAAAACCAAACTTGTGGCAGTGAATATAAAAAATATGATTGAGTTTACCAAGAGTGTGCTTGATGAGGCAGATGATTATGAGGATATTATTATTGATCTTTCTGCGTCTGAAAACATTGATTCTATGGGAATAACTTTCTTGATAGGTCTTTACAAAACTGGAGACAACAAAGGAAAAAAGGTAATGCTTAGAGGCGTTTCACCTGCAATGCTCAATTTATTTAAGATAATGAGGCTGGAAGAAATCTTTGAGATTGTATAAGGGAGTGGGAAAATGATTCAAAACCAGGAATTTATACAGGAATTCGTTGATGAGGCAAGATCCCACCTTGATAAGGTTGAGGCTTTACTTGTAAAAAAGGAGAAGCTTTTAAATGACAGTGAATCAATCAATGAAATATTTAGGGCGGTTCACAGCATAAAAGGAACTGCAGGTTTTTTTGGACTTAAAAATATAGTCAGTCTTGCTCATTCCATGGAAAACATATTTGCTGAGGTCAGGAACGGAGGCATGAAGTTAAATGCAGAATTCGTAGATATAATTCTAATCTCAAATGACCTTTTGAAGAATATGATTGATGATGTGATAAACAGTGAGGAAGTTGACATAAATCCAATATTAGTAAAGCTTGAAAGCATTCTGGTGGGCTCTGAAAAGGAAGAAAAAAGTGATAGGGTAGAAGACATTTCTGTTGTGGATGATAGAAGCAGAAGATTTCTTATTAAAGGTGGAAGTCGTGAGTTTCTGACTGATGGAGTAAAGCATGGACATAAAATCTATGAGTTAAAGCTAAGAATAAACAGCGATCTCTTAAGCTATTCTGAAGGACCTATGCAGCTCTTTAACAGAATACAGTCAGTTGGGATGGTCATTGATACAATTACAGACCATAGTGAGATTGTTTCTTTTGATGATGTAATGGATGCTGTTGATAAGGGGGACAAGGATGTATATCTTTGCATACTTGTTACTACGGTCTTAGATAGGGATATGTTTTCGGAAGCTATAGAGATTTCAAGGGACAATATTGTAGAGCTGAACATCGATAAAGTGAAGAAGTGCCATATTGCTGCAGAAAGTGAAGTCGGTCAAGCGTCGTATAACGATATGCAGGCTCATTCTAATGACAAAAAAGTTATAATGGATGAGATAAAAGATACTGGAAAAAGTGAAGCAATGCATTATATAAGAGATGAAGCAAATGATGAAGTAAAAGTTGGAGCTAGGGACAATGAAGATAAGGGGCCAAAGCAGACTAAACAGCTTAAAGTTGAAGATAACATAAGGGTGAATGTTACTGTTCTAAATGACTTACTCAACATGGCAAGTGAGATGGTTTTAGGAAGAAACCAGTTGCTCCGCACCCTTGAGGAGTATAGGAAAGCGATACCGGGGCTTTCGGCCATTCTACAGAATATAGACAGGCTTACAAGCGGCATGCAGGAGAAAATAATGCAGACCAGGATGCAGCCAATTGCCAATGTGTTTAATAAGTTTCCCCGAATAATAAGAGATTTGTCAAAATCACTTGGCAAGGAGATAGACCTCCAATTGGAAGGAACAGAGGTTGAGCTGGACAAGTCGGTATTGGAAGCTTTGACAGACCCGCTTACTCATCTGGTTCGAAATTCTGCGGACCATGGATTGGAGGATCCTGACAGCAGGGAGAAGAATCGCAAGAGCAGGATTGGATTTATTAAGCTCAATGCTTATCAGGAGGGCGGTTATGTAAATATTGAGGTGATAGATGATGGGGCAGGAATTGACTGTGACAGGGTTGTTGAAAAGGCAATTGATAAAGGGATTGTTACAAGGGAAGCTGCAGCCAGGATGAGTGAACAGGAAATTCTCAAGCTGATCTTTAAGCCTGGGTTTTCTACAGCAGAAAAGATAAGTGATATATCCGGCCGCGGTGTGGGTATGGATGTTGTCAGGACGAATATTGAGAAACTTGGCGGAAGCATTGAAATATTCAGTAAAAAAGGTAACGGTACTACCATACGTTTGCTTCTGCCATTGACTCTTGCCATAATACAGACGCTTATAGTGGGTGTTGAGGGACATAAATTTGCTTTGCCTCAGGCAAATTTGAAAGAGATTGTAAGGGTTAAGGGAAAAGATAAAAACAGGCACATAGAGTATCTACATGATTCCGAGGTGTTCAGGCTTAGAGGAAAGCTGCTGCCAATAGTGCATCTTGCAGACATACTAGGGATAAAAAGAACCTATGTGGATGAAAAAGATGGACAAGTAAGAAGCGACAGGAGAAACAGCTTTTCAGATATAAGACCGGACAATCGGGAGTTGGAAGGGGTAAAAAACAGGAGAAAAAATGAAGAAGAGGTTACAAGGGTGCTGGTGCTTCAGGTTGGACACAGGTCTTTCGGTCTTGTCGTTGATTCAATTTATTCAAGTGAAGAAACCCTCGTCAAACAGCTTCCGATATATTTTAAAAATTGTGACTGCTATTCAGGAGTAACAATTATGGGTGATGGAAAAACTGCAATGATACTTGATGTTGAAGGTCTTATAAGAATTTCCAACCTTCAGTTTATTGAAGACATTGAGGAAAAGGATACCGGCAAAAAGAATGAAAATGACAATCACACAGAAGTTCAGAATATATTACTTTTCAAATGTTCCGGAAACGAAATCTTTGCAATTGACCTATCGATGGTATCACGGGTTGAGGAGGTTCGAAGCCAGGATATTGATAGAATCGGAAGTAATGAATATATAAAATTCAGGGGAGATTCAATGAGGGTTATACGGCCTGAGGACTTCTTGCCTGTTTCTAAGGATATAATCAATAGTGATGTCAAACATGTTCTGATACCAAAGTTCACCACAAATCCTATAGGAATTATTGTAGAAAAAATAATTGACAATGTTAATGCAAGAATTGTATTGAATACAGAAAATATAAAGGTTAATGGACTATTAGGAAGCACTATTTATGATGATAAAATCATTCTCATACTGAATCTCTATGAAATGCTTCAGCTTGCAGATCCGCAGCATTACTCCATAAATATTTTTATGCCACAGGATGCAAAAACCATACTTATCGTTGAAGATACACCCTTTTTTATGAAAATGGAGAAAGAATATCTTGAAATAGCCGGATATGAAGTCATTCAAGCTGCCAACGGAAGGATAGCTATGGAGCTGTTAGAAAGCAACAGGGTGGATGTAGTTGTCAGTGATATTCAAATGCCGGAGATGGATGGGTTTGAACTTGCAAAAAAAATAAGGGAAGACAATAGATTCAAAGATTTGCCACTTATTGCAGTGACGTCAATGTCAGGAGAAGAAGCAAAAAGCAAGGCATTTGAGTCAGGTTTTGACTTTTATGAGATGAAGCTTGACAGGGACAGGCTTCTTGAAACGGTTTACAAGGCATTACAAAAGAAGGATGCTCTTTTAGTATGATATTGCTAGTACTTGTTGATGGAGAGGGGGGAAGTAAATTGATTAAGGTTTTAAGCTTCAGAATTGCCGGAGAACTATTTGGAATAGAAATAAATGATGTAAAGGAAATAAACAGGAATGTTGAGTATACAGCAGTTCCCAGGGCACAAGACAATATTGTAGGGCTCTTTAACATGAGAGGTCAGATTGTTACTATTTTTAATTTGGCCGGTATTATAGGTTACAGTGAAAGTGTACCAGATGACAGGGTTACATGCATCATATTGAAGTCAGAGCCGGAAAATCCCAACCACAGGGGGTTTATAATTGAGCGGACCGGTGACGTAATTGATGTGGCTGAGGACATGTGTGAGCCCCCTCCTGCAAACATTGACAGTATAGGTAAGAAATATATCAAGGATGTTGTGAGGCTGGAAAGTGATTTAATGAGGATAATCAATACCGATCTGGTTTTCGGTGAGCTGATTTCGGACTGAGAGAGCTTTTGAATAAAAGAAACGGAGGATTTTAAATATGCTAAAGGGTATGAAAGTAAGAACTAAAATGCTGGGCTCATTTTTCGTTATTGTTGCAATAATGGTGGCATTAGGTATTGTTTCAGGTATTAATATTAAAAAACTGAACGGTTCAGATACCGAGTTGTACGAAAATATGACGGTTCCTATTCAGGAGCTCTCTCATGCAACATTCGACTTCCATAGGAACAGGGCATATATTCGTGATATATTTATGACTACAGACCAGGAGCAAATTAAAAACATTATGAATGAAGTAGCCAACCGAAGAAAAGATATAGATAATTATTTAAAGGAGTTTAAAGCAAGAATAATAAGTGATGAAATGATGAATATGTATGAGGATTTCCGGCAGTACTATGCTGAGTATATTATTTTATACGATAAAGCTGTTGAAATGTATACAAGCGGAAGGAAGAACGAGGCTTTAGCATTTATATCAGCAAGCGGTGAAGCAGGAAAGGCTTCAAGAACAGCCCAGAGCAAATTGGAAGCAATGATTGAAAAGAAGATTAAGGATGCAAAAGAGAAGGCTGACTCAAATACCGAAAATGCAAATACGACAATCATAGTAATGATAGTCTTTATACTGGTTGGGGCAGCTGCTGCCATCGCTATAGGCATCTATATGAGCAACTACATAAGCAATTCAATTAAGAAGATTAAGGAAGCAATGTCCATAGCTGAAAAAGGTGATTTGACAGTAGCAGTTGAAAATGATTCCAAAGATGAATTCGGAGACTTATCAGGGTCCTTCAATGCCTTTATGAAAAAGACTGCAGACGCCATCAAAAAAATTGATGAAACCACAAAAGTGCTGGCAGATTCATCCAAAGGACTTCTTAATATATCGGAAAGCATGGCGGACAGCAGCAGGCAGACCAGTTCCAAAACATCCATGGCAAGTGCGTCAGTGGAAGAGATATCTGCAGGTATGACTCAGACCTCGGCAAACCTTAATAATACAACCTCCAACATCAGCATGATTGCATCGGCTGTTGAAGAGATGAGTGGAACAATAAGAAACCTGGCATCCGCATCTGAACAGGTATCTGCGGGTGTATCACAGGTAAATGGCCTTGTGGGAGGAATAACAGGAAGCATAAACAAGGTATCTGATTCTGCAAAGGATGTTTCAGATTCTGTAAATAATGTAGTAACAGCAGTAAAAGAGATAAACATTTCATTAAATGAAGTAAGCAGAAACTGTGCCAAGTCAATGCAGATAGCATCCGATGCAGGTACGAAGGCAAAGGACACAAATCAGATAATAGAAAAGCTTAATGAGTCATCAAAGCAGATTGGTAAGATAATAGGGGTTATTAATGATATTGCGGATCAGACTAATATGCTTGCACTTAATGCTGCCATTGAAGCCGCCGGAGCTGGTGAAGCGGGAAAGGGTTTTGCTGTTGTTGCAAATGAGGTTAAGGAGCTTGCAAAACAGACAGCGGAAGCAACAGAGGAAATCGGTACTCAGATAGAAAGCATGCAGTCCAACATGAATAATGCTGTAGGTGCAGTAGCGGAAATAACTGAGGTAATTAAAGAGATAACTGGGATAACAAACACTATCGCAGCAGCAGTTACCGAGCAGAGTGCTGCAACCGGAGAAATATCCAATGCAGCAGTGCGTTCGGCAGAAAAAGTAGGAATGATATCCAAGGAAATAGCTGATGTTGCAAATAATTCCCGAAATGTAGCAAGAAGTGTTGAGGAATCCAGTAAAGGAGTAGTCGAAATAGCTCATTCGGCATCAGAGCTGTCAAAGGCATCTACTGATGTTGCCATGAATTCTGAGAGAGCCGCGTCAAGCCTTCATGAAATAAGCAGAAACACCAATGAAATAACCAAAAGTGCTGTTGATATATCCAAAAATGTTCAGGAGATCAACAATTCCTCCGAGAAGGTTAACAGCGGGGCTTCAGAAACTAACAATTCAGCTAGAGGCCTTTCTGACCTGGCTGTGAGATTGGAAGAACTGGTAAAGCAGTTTAAGGTATAAATAAACTATGTCATTTTATATAGGTTAAAAGTGACAAATGTAAGAAAATGTTTTGAAATAATTAAAAATGTAAAATGATTATTGCAAAACATATGGATATAGCGGGAGGAATTTTGTATGTTTAAAAATCTTAAGGTTAGATGGAAGCTTATGTCGGCGTTTGGTATTATTACTGCTATGACGCTGGTAGTAGCATTAGCAGCAGTTTTAGGGATGAACAGTATTTGGCAAAATTCCAGTTATATTTTTGATGAGCAGCTTTCCAAGCTAAATAGCACACGTATACTGGAAGACGGACAAAAGACCATGGGAATTGCATTAAGGGGATTTTTAAACAGAAGAATATTTGCTGACAACGAGCTGAGGAAACCCCATGAAGCCCTTATGAAAACTGGCATTGAGAAGTGGGATAATGAATATGAGACCTTTAATAATATCACAAACAAAGATAGTAGGGAGAATTCATTATGGAAAAAGTATTCAGAGCTGGCAGTTGCCTGGAGAGCAGAATATGACGCCTTCAACAACATTTATTATGAAAAGTATAAGCTATATTCCCAGGGAGTACCACTAGATGATGCCAGAATTTCTGATCTGGATGCCAAGCTCTTGGAAAAATTCAAAGTTATTTATGCAATGTTCACTCCTATGCTGGGTATCCTTGATGAGATGATAGGAGACTTTGAAGCGGATATAGCAAAAGCAAAGGAGACAGCAAAATCAAGTAAGGATACTACAAATATAGTTATGATTGTAATAACAGCATTAATCACACTTGTTTCAATAGGACTTGCATTCTATATACCATCTCAGTTGGTTAATAAAATTCTATTGGTAAGAAAAAATATGAGTGAAGCGGAAAACGGTGATCTCACAGTGAGAAGCAATATTGATTCAAAGGATGAACTTGGGGATCTGGCTGCTTCCTTTAACATGCTTATGGAGAAAACGTCACATGCTATAAAAAGGATCAGAGACACGGCAAACATATTGAACGGTTCTGCTGGAAGCCTTTCAAATATAGCACAGGATATGGCCGATAGTAGTGAAAACACAAGCTCAAAGACACAGACAGCAAGCACCTCGGTGAGTGAAATTTCATCAGGAATGGAACAGACAGCTAAAACTCTTGATAATACAGCCTCCAACATCGGTATTGTGGCTTCAGCTGTTGAGGAGATGAGCGGAACCATTAGAAATCTTGCATCTGCTTCGGAACAGGTTTCGTCAGGGGTAAGGGAAGTCAGTAGTTTGGTAGGAGGTATCACAGATAACATAAGCAAGGTATCTGATTCAGCCAGGGATGTATCATCATCTGTTGATAATGTTGTTACAGCCGTAAAGGAAATCAATGTATCCTTGGCAGAGGTAAGCAAAAATTGTGAAAAATCAATGGATATTGCATCGGATGCAGGTATTAAGGCAAGAGATACGAACAATATAATATCGAAGCTTAATGAATCATCAAGACAAATAGGCAAGGTTATCCAGGTTATTAATGATATAGCAGATCAGACAAACATGTTAGCACTTAACGCGGCAATTGAAGCAGCAGGGGCCGGCGAGGCGGGAAAAGGCTTCGCAGTGGTTGCAAATGAGGTTAAGGAACTAGCAAAACAAACAGCTGAGGCCACTGAAGAAATCAGTGCACAGATAGAAAGCATGCAGGCAAATATGAGCGATGCAGTAAAGGCGGTAGCATCCATAACTGAAGTAATCAGTGAAATAACAGGTATAACAGGTACGGTTGCAGCGGCGGTAACCGAGCAGAGTGCTGTAACAGGGGAGATTTCCAATGCGGCTGTGCGTTCTGCCCAAAAGGTAGCCCTAATAGCTCGTGAAATCGTGGAAGTAGAGGAAAAATCCCAGAATGTTGCAAGAAATGTTGAAGAATCCAGCAGGGGTGTACTGGATATAGCAAAATCTACTTCTGAACTTTCAAAAGCGTCAGCAGATGTATCTATGAATGCAGAGAGAGTTTCTGCCAGCATTGTTGACATAAGCAGGCACACACAGACTTTTACCAAGGAAGCTGTAAAAATTGCAAGGAATGTACAGGAAATAAGCAGTTCGTCAAATGATGTCTCACATGGTGCACTACAAACCAAAGACTCTGCAAAAAGCCTGAGAGAGATGGCTTCAAAGCTGGAGGAGCTGGTTATACAGTTTAAAATCTAATTGCTATAAATATCCACTAAGTCATGATTAAATTAAATGGGGTGTGACATTATTGGTTAAGCTCAAGGTTTTAGTCGTTGATGATTCCGCAGTTTACAGAAAGATACTATCCACAGCTGTCGAAAATACCGGACTGGCTCAGGTTGAGCACACTGCATCAAACGGGAGCCTTGCAATTGAGAGGCTGCAGTATGGTAAATATGATGTTGTGCTTATGGATGTAAATATGCCGGAGCTTGATGGTATTGAGACACTTAAAATGATAAAAAACAGGTGGCCTGAAACTCATGTAGTAATGGTGAGTAGCAACAGCGGGAAAAATGCAAAAACCACATTGGAAGCCCTTGCAGGTGGTGCTTTGGACTTTATACTAAAACCCCTGGAGCAGGATTATGACAAAAACTTGGAAATAGTGACCAGTTTTTTGAAGGTTTTATTTATCCAGATTCAAGTCAAAATTATGGGAACCAGAAAAGCCGCGGAGCCGATTAAGCACATAGAAACTAAGGCTACTTCCAGAACAAGGATTACAGGTGTGGACATGGTATTGGTTGCCTCATCTACGGGAGGCCCTGCTGCCCTTGAGAAAGTGTTTACCGGTTTTGGAACAAACTTCTACAAGCCTATACTTATTGTGCAGCATATGCCTCCTGACTTTACAAGGGTATTGGCAGAATCTCTTGATAAGAAAAGTGAAATGAAATTCATAGAGGGCAAGGAAGGTGATGCTATCAGGGCAGGCCAAGCTATATTGGCTCCTGGTGGGTATCATATGGAAATAGCCAAAGGAGATCAGTCTTCAAAAAAGATTTGCATTACATTGGGGAATTATGTTAACGGGGTACGGCCGGCAGCGGATGTATTATTCAAGTCGGTTGCTAAGGAGTATCAAGGAGCAAGAATATTGGCAGTGATACTTACGGGAATGGGCAGTGATGGACTTGAAGGAATAAGGGAATTAAAGAAAAAGTGCCTTTGCTATTGTATAACACAGAGTGAGGAAAGTTGTGTTGTATATGGTATGCCAAGAAGTGTTAAGGAAGCAGGTCTTTCAGATGAGGAAGCGGGTATTGAAAGAATACCGGATAGAATAGTTAAAATTTCCGAGCATGGGAGCTGATACCGGTTGAATGCAATTCTTACCGATAGCGAGTTTAAACTTTTCAGAAAATATATTGAGGATAAGTGCGGAATAGATATCCCGGAAGGCAAGG is drawn from Pseudobacteroides sp. and contains these coding sequences:
- a CDS encoding methyl-accepting chemotaxis protein, coding for MLKGMKVRTKMLGSFFVIVAIMVALGIVSGINIKKLNGSDTELYENMTVPIQELSHATFDFHRNRAYIRDIFMTTDQEQIKNIMNEVANRRKDIDNYLKEFKARIISDEMMNMYEDFRQYYAEYIILYDKAVEMYTSGRKNEALAFISASGEAGKASRTAQSKLEAMIEKKIKDAKEKADSNTENANTTIIVMIVFILVGAAAAIAIGIYMSNYISNSIKKIKEAMSIAEKGDLTVAVENDSKDEFGDLSGSFNAFMKKTADAIKKIDETTKVLADSSKGLLNISESMADSSRQTSSKTSMASASVEEISAGMTQTSANLNNTTSNISMIASAVEEMSGTIRNLASASEQVSAGVSQVNGLVGGITGSINKVSDSAKDVSDSVNNVVTAVKEINISLNEVSRNCAKSMQIASDAGTKAKDTNQIIEKLNESSKQIGKIIGVINDIADQTNMLALNAAIEAAGAGEAGKGFAVVANEVKELAKQTAEATEEIGTQIESMQSNMNNAVGAVAEITEVIKEITGITNTIAAAVTEQSAATGEISNAAVRSAEKVGMISKEIADVANNSRNVARSVEESSKGVVEIAHSASELSKASTDVAMNSERAASSLHEISRNTNEITKSAVDISKNVQEINNSSEKVNSGASETNNSARGLSDLAVRLEELVKQFKV
- a CDS encoding methyl-accepting chemotaxis protein; this encodes MFKNLKVRWKLMSAFGIITAMTLVVALAAVLGMNSIWQNSSYIFDEQLSKLNSTRILEDGQKTMGIALRGFLNRRIFADNELRKPHEALMKTGIEKWDNEYETFNNITNKDSRENSLWKKYSELAVAWRAEYDAFNNIYYEKYKLYSQGVPLDDARISDLDAKLLEKFKVIYAMFTPMLGILDEMIGDFEADIAKAKETAKSSKDTTNIVMIVITALITLVSIGLAFYIPSQLVNKILLVRKNMSEAENGDLTVRSNIDSKDELGDLAASFNMLMEKTSHAIKRIRDTANILNGSAGSLSNIAQDMADSSENTSSKTQTASTSVSEISSGMEQTAKTLDNTASNIGIVASAVEEMSGTIRNLASASEQVSSGVREVSSLVGGITDNISKVSDSARDVSSSVDNVVTAVKEINVSLAEVSKNCEKSMDIASDAGIKARDTNNIISKLNESSRQIGKVIQVINDIADQTNMLALNAAIEAAGAGEAGKGFAVVANEVKELAKQTAEATEEISAQIESMQANMSDAVKAVASITEVISEITGITGTVAAAVTEQSAVTGEISNAAVRSAQKVALIAREIVEVEEKSQNVARNVEESSRGVLDIAKSTSELSKASADVSMNAERVSASIVDISRHTQTFTKEAVKIARNVQEISSSSNDVSHGALQTKDSAKSLREMASKLEELVIQFKI
- the cheB gene encoding chemotaxis-specific protein-glutamate methyltransferase CheB, translating into MVKLKVLVVDDSAVYRKILSTAVENTGLAQVEHTASNGSLAIERLQYGKYDVVLMDVNMPELDGIETLKMIKNRWPETHVVMVSSNSGKNAKTTLEALAGGALDFILKPLEQDYDKNLEIVTSFLKVLFIQIQVKIMGTRKAAEPIKHIETKATSRTRITGVDMVLVASSTGGPAALEKVFTGFGTNFYKPILIVQHMPPDFTRVLAESLDKKSEMKFIEGKEGDAIRAGQAILAPGGYHMEIAKGDQSSKKICITLGNYVNGVRPAADVLFKSVAKEYQGARILAVILTGMGSDGLEGIRELKKKCLCYCITQSEESCVVYGMPRSVKEAGLSDEEAGIERIPDRIVKISEHGS